From the genome of Thermodesulfovibrio thiophilus DSM 17215:
TCTGTAATATTTATGAAACATTTCTCCTGTAAAATACTATGTAAAGACATGTCATTGCTTTAAATATGGAAAGGAGGTGAAATACGCTAAGTTTATACCGAGGATTTATTGTATTGATGAATAAAAATGTGTCCCAAAGGGGCTTTTATCAGTTTAAGTTTAGCAAAGGAAATCTTAAAAAACAAAATTTAGGGAGGTAAAATGGTAAAAATAAGTAAAAACATTTTTGCTTTAATTTTTGTCGCACTGACGGTTATTCTTTGTTTTAGTCTTGCATCGGCAGCAGGAGATCCAGATCCAAAAATTCTCAAAGTAGCATTGCTACCTGATGAAAACCCCTCAACAGTTATCAAAAACAATGAAGGACTTAAGAATTATCTTGAATCAAGGCTTGGCAAAAAGATTGAGCTTGTAGTTACAACTGATTACTCTTCGATGATAAAGGCAATGCGCCATGGACGTCTCGATCTTGCTTATTTCGGTCCACTATCTTATGTGCTGGCGAAATCCAAAAGCAATATTGAAGCGTTTGCGGCTCTTAAGAAACATGGGAAATGTACTTATCAGGCTGTTGTTATAGCAAATGTTGCATCTGGCATCCGTTCTATTTCCGATATTGCAGGAAAAGATATGGCATATGGAGATCCGGCTTCCACTTCAAGCCACCTGATTCCTAAATCCATGCTTGCAGAAAAAGGTCTTAGCGCAAAAAAGCATTATCGGGAACATTTTCTGGGTAACCATGATGCAGTGGCCATAGCGGTTCAGAATGCCAAAGCACAGGCTGGAGGATTAAGCAAGCCCATTTTTGAATCTCTTGTTCAGCGAGGAATCATCGATCGAAACAAAGTAAAAGTAATTGCAGAATCAAAGGAGTATCCTGAATATCCATGGGCTATGCGCTCCGACTTATCACCTGTATTGAAAGAAAAAGTGAAACGAGCATTTTTAGAACTCACTGACAGGAGTATATTAAAACCATTTAAGGCTGACGGATTTGGAGCGGTTAATGACAAAGACTATGATGTGATACGAGAACTTGCCCGTATTTTGAACCTTGATTTAACTAAAATGTAATCATACCAATGGAAAACAACAACATGAAACATGCTTATAATTATCCAATTCACATGAATAAGAACAATCTGATTCGATCGGTACTGCAAAGTTTATCCGCAATCGTAATTATTGCATTCTGCTGTTTTTATTCAGGATTGTTTGATTTGAAGCGTTTACTTGAAGGAGTCCCAAGCATAGTCAGTCTTGCAAGAGAGAGTATGCCGCCGAATTTTAGTGATGCACACAACTGGATAAAACCCATTATGGACACTATTGCCATGAGCATTGCGGGTACAATACTGGCAATAGCTATTTCTTTACCGCTCGCATTTATGGGGGCAAGGAATACTTCACCTCATCCAGTCCTTTATTATTCAGCGCATACAATCTTGAACATACTACGTTCTATTCCTGAATTAATAATGGGAATTCTGTTTGTTGCAGCTGTTGGTTTTGGAGCCCTTCCCGGTGTTCTTGCGCTAGGACTGCACTCGGTTGGGATGGTGGGAAAGTTCTTTTTGGAGGCAATTGAGCATATAGATGAGGGGCCTGTCGAAGCAGTGAAATCTTCAGGAGCAAATTATCTCCAGGTCATTTCACATGGTATCTTACCGCAGGTTTTACCTCAGATGGCTGATACATGTATTTATCGCTGGGAATACAATTTTAGAGCATCAACTGTGATGGGCATGGTTGGAGCAGGAGGCATAGGTTTTGAGCTGATGAGCTCCCTGAGAATAATGCAGTATCAGGAAGTATCAGCTATTTTGCTCCTCATCCTAATAATGGTTACTATTGTTGATGGCATGGGTTCATATCTGCGTAAACGATTAAAATAATTTCGGGGAATAAATATGAAACCTAAAGTAGTTATCACTCACTGGGTGCATCCTGAAGTGATTGATTTTCTAAATCAATATTGCGAAGTATTTCCAAATCTAACCCGTGAAACCCTGCCAAGAGAAGAAATTATTCGCAGAACAAGGGACGCAAAAGCAATTATGGTATTTATGCCCGATAGTATTGATTCAGATTTTTTAGATTCCTGTCCGAAACTTAAAATTATTGCCGCAGCACTGAAAGGATATGATAACTTTGATATTGATACCTGCACAAAACACGGCATATGGTTCACAATAGTTAAGGATATTCTGACGATTCCCACTGCGGAACTGACTATAGGACTGCTCATAGCATTATCCCGTAAAATTCTTTTGGGTGACAGGTATATTCGAAGTGGAAAATTCAGAGGCTGGCGACCGATGTTTTATGGAACTGGTTTGAATGGTTCAACAGTTGGAATCATAGGAATGGGTGCAGTTGGCAAAGCAATAGCAAAGATGTTACAGGGTTTTGATGTAAAAATATTTTATTATGACACTGTTGTTCTCTCAGAAGATGAATATAAAAAGCTAAGAGTCAGCTATGCTTCTTTTGAAGATGTTCTTTCAAACAGTGACTTTGTAGTTCCAATGCTGCCACTTACTCCTTCGACCAAGCATATGATCAATGATGAGACCATCTCAAAGATGAAAGCTGGTAGTTTTCTTGTTAATGTCTGTCGAGGATCTGTAGTGGATGAACACGCAGTTGTAAGAGCATTAGCTTCAGGACATCTTGCAGGTTATGCTGCTGATGTGTTTGAGATGGAAGATTGGGCAAGAATTGATCGTCCTAGAGAAATTCCCAGAGAACTTATTGAAAATACTGAACAGACAGTTTTTACACCTCATATCGGCTCAGCAGTGGATTCCATATGCCGGGAAATAGCAATGCAAGCAGCCAGAAGTATTATTCAGGTATTGAATGGTGAAATTCCAGATGGAGCAATAAATTTTAATATTAAAAAGGAGCAAATATGTTAACTATTGAGAACTTAAGAAAGCGATTTAATGGTAGAAATGTTTTGGATGGAGTAAATTTGTCTGTTAGAAAGGGAGAGGCAGTTGCTCTTATTGGTCCCAGTGGTTCAGGCAAAACTACATTAATCAGGACGATAAACGGTTTTGTGGTTCCGGATTCAGGAAAGGTTATAGTTGGAGGCCAAGTTATCAAGTACAGTAATAAGGAATCTTTGAGACAGCTGAGAAAAAAATTGGAATGATATATCAGCTTTTCAATCTTGTGGAGCGGATATCAGTGCTTGATAATGTTATGACAGGAGCATTGGGCAGGCTCGATAGAGGCATTGATCTCATATCTTCAACACTGGGTATTTTCAATAAAAAAGAAAGGGAAAAAGCTATTGAACTGCTTAAGTTTGTTGGTATAGAAGACAAGGCTTTTGAAAGAGTTGACCGTCTGAGCGGGGGGCAGAAACAGAGAGTTGCAATTGCCAGAGCATTGATGCAGGATCCTGAAGTTCTACTTGCCGATGAGCCAATAGCAAATCTTGACCCGAAAACAAGCAGAAAGATACTGGAACTGTTATTAAAAATAAATATGGAAAAGGATATAACGATCATTTGTGTACTCCATCATCTGGATACAGTTAAAGATAATTTTAACAGAGTTGTTGCTCTTAAAAACGGCAGAGTGTGTTTTGACGAAGAAACAAATAGACTTAGCAAAAAGCATATTCATAATATTTATGAATTTGAAGAGGAGACTGAATATCTTGTAGCTTAAAGTCCATATTTGAATATTTGAAGCAACAGTTTGATGAATAATCTTCTAAGTGGTCTCATTGGTGCTATTTTAGGTGGTGTTGCTACTGCTGTTGGACAGTATTATTTTACAAAAATATACAAAAGCAATAGAAAAGAAAAATTTTGAATTTATCAAGAGACTTAAATATTGAACTTTCGTATTTATGGAAACGATACATGGCTGCAGTAGGCAATAATATTGAAAATGCATACATTTCTGAAGGAGGTCCTTTAACAGGAGTATTAGAAACAGCGGAATATAGGAGCCAACTTAAATTGCACATGAAACCTTAACTGATGATAAACTTAACGAATTACGTTCTGTTTACTTCGAATATTTAAAGAAAAGTCACTTTGAAGTAAAAGAACTACATACAGAAACTACCAAAATGCTTGAGAAATTTTATCATAATAAATAAAGAGTAAAAATTATAGGCAGTGTTTAGGCACAAATATCGCCTGTTTCTCCTGATAATGCTGAATTGACAGTTTTAATGAAATTTTCTGTACAGAGAATTTTCTTGATAGTTTCTCTGGAATTTTTATATTCAGTGAGTATGCCTTGGCAAGTCTTGAATAATGGTGTTCAACTATTCTTACAAATCCATTCATCACCAGCTCTTTCATTGCATTTTTCACAGTTGAAAGTAACAATCCAGTAAGAAACGCAAAATCATATAGCTTATTCTTGCACTTAAGAACTGTTTTTGAGAAGATTATCTAGTACAACAAGCATTTGACCACATCGAGTAATTGTTGATATAGGTAGTCTGTTTTATAAATTGAAAGAGCTATTATATCTTCTTTATCATACATGCTATCTCCGCATTATGAAAAATGCTACAGTAGTAGAGCTACTATTGCAGAGAGAGACCTAATAAGATTAAAATATTAAATGCCGAAGTGGCGGAACTGGCAGACGCGCCAGATTCAGGATCTGGTGGTGGAAACGCCATGCGGGTTCAAATCCCGCCTTCGGCATATTTCAATCAGATTAAAATATAAAGTCTCATCCAGTCATGTTAGGGATGCCCATAAAGACTACCCAATGTTACATTTTTAATGAGCAAAAACATAGGATTTAGAATGAGCGTTTTTCTTCAAAATATAATCTGTTTTAGGAGTGTTCAAAGTCTTGTGTCAGTTCTCCATATGTTTGTTATATATTATCAAACTGACATCACATTCTGACCACTTTCGTCATTTTACACACAAAATGTTTTACTCTAACTTTAACTTACAAAATTGTTTTTTTTATTAATGATTATTTAAACTATTTTATGAATTTAACTGCCCAAGAATTCATATATTTAGCCAGCACATTCAATGTTATTCCTCTTTATCGAGAAATAATTGCGGATCTTGATACTCCTGTTGGTGCTTTTTTAAAGTTGAACCGCAGTCCTTCATTCCTCTTTGAAAGTGTAGTTGGTGGCGAAAAATGGGGAAGATACTCAATCATTGGGATAGATCCTGCAGTAATAGTAACTTCAGATGGTATGCACGTTAGCGTAAAAGAGCAAAATAATCAGCACAGTTATGAAAATATAAATCCATTTGAGTTTTTGAGAAATTTTTTTAATAAATTCAAACCATATATAGAGCCTGAACTACCAAGATTTTTCGGTGGCATGGTAGGTTATATTTCCTATGATACTGTAAAACTCTTTGAAAAGGTTCCTGACCTTGGCAGATCCTCTGTCAGTATGCCTGAAATATTTCTCATGATACCAGAGACAGTTTTGATTTTTGATAATCTTAAACAATCAATAAAAATTGTGTACAATGCATTTATTAATGAAAATGCAGATGGAGTTTATGAACAAGCCCAGCAGAAAATAGATAAAATCATTACTGAACTTAAAAATCACAGGGATGAGCGATTTAGAACATATCTTAATGTTCCAAATAAAGAAGGCAAATTTCTACATGGATTTAGCTCGAATTTTAAAAAAAAGGACTTTCTTGCTGCTGTAAGAACTGCAAAGGAGTATGTTCTTTCTGGTGATGTTGTTCAGGTTGTTATCTCTCAGAGGTTTGAAGCTGAAACATCTGCACATCCTTTTGATATTTACAGAGCTTTAAGAATAATAAATCCCTCTCCATACATGTTTTACATAAGTTCAGAACACGGTTTTATTGTTGGCTCTTCTCCCGAGATTCTTGTGAGACTTGAAGATGAAAAGATTAGCTTAAGACCGATCGCCGGGACCCGTCGCAGAGGGAAAACAGATGAGGAAGACATTGCACTTGAACACGAACTTCTTTCTGACGAAAAAGAAAAGGCTGAACACATTATGCTTGTTGATCTTGGAAGAAATGACATCGGCAGAGTTGCTGAAATAGGAAGTGTTAGAGTTACAGAGTTAATGACTGTCGAGAGATACAGTCATGTAATGCACATTGTCAGTAATGTTGAGGGTAAACTTTGCAGAGGTCTTGATATGTTTGATGTTTTTATGTCATGTTTTCCTGCTGGAACAGTTACTGGTGCACCGAAAATACGAGCAATGCAAATAATCGAAGAGTTAGAGCCAACCCGCAGAGGACCCTATGCAGGAGCAGTGGGATATTTTAGTTTTAGTGGTAATATGGATATGTGCATCGGGATAAGAATGCTTGTAATAAAAGATCAGAAAGTATATGTCCAGGCAGGTGCCGGAATTGTGGCAGATTCAATTCCTGAAAATGAATACATGGAGACAGTTAACAAGGCAACCGCCATGCTTGAAGCGGTAAATTTTTTGAACTCTGAGGAATAAAGTGATTCTTCTGATTGATAACTACGATTCATTTACATACAATCTTTATCAATACATCGGTGAACTCGGCACAGAAGTGATTGTTTACCGTAATGATCAGCTAACAATTGAAGAGATAGAAAAGCTCAATCTAACTCATATAATTATATCTCCAGGACCCTGTACTCCTAAAGAAGCTGGGATTTCTTGTAATGTGATAAAGCATTTTGCAGGAAAACTACCAATTCTGGGAGTATGTCTTGGTCATCAGGCAATAGGAGTAGCTTTCGGAGGAAAAATTATTCGATCTGCTGAGATAATGCATGGGAAAACATCTCTTATTTATCATGATGGTAAAACAATTTTTTATGGACTTCCAAATCCTTTTGAGGCTACAAGATATCATTCATTAATTTTTGAAAAAGAGAGTCTTCCAGAATGTCTTACTGTTACAGCATGGACATCAAATGGTATAATTATGGGTGTAAGGCATAAAGAATACGTTGTAGAAGGAGTACAGTTTCATCCTGAAAGTATTCTTACAAAAAGTGGAAAAGATTTATTAAAAAACTTTTTAAAATTATGATAATTGAAGCAATACGTAGATTAACTAAAAAAGAAAATATTTCTGAAGAGCTTTTAAAAGAAAGTTTTATTGAAATAATTGAAGGTAAAGCTTCTCAAGCTCAAATAGCTGGTTTTCTTATAGGACTTTCCATGAAAGGCGAGACAGAAGAAGAGATTCTCACCGCTGTAAAACTTTTCAGAGACTATGCAATAAAGATTAAAGCACCTGAAGGAACCATTGATATTGTTGGGACAGGTGGAGATCATTCAGGAACATTTAATGTTTCAACAGCAACTGCGTTTGTGGTTGCAGGTGTTGGTGTATCAATTGCCAAACATGGAAACCGCTCGGCATCAAGTCAGTGTGGCAGCATTGATGTTCTTGAAGAGCTAGGGATAAAGGTTGATATGACTCCAGAGGTTGCAGAAAAATGCCTTTTTGAATGTGGAATGACTGTCCTTTTTGCGCCTCTTTATCATCCAGCAATGAAAATGGTTGCTTCTGTAAGGCAGGAACTTCAAATAAAGACTATTTTTAATCTCCTCGGTCCTATAATTAATCCCGCCCAGGTTAAACGTCAGCTTCTTGGTGTTTTTGCTAAAGAGTACATGGATCCTATCGCAAGAGTGCTTTTAAAATTAGGAGCAGAAGACGTAATG
Proteins encoded in this window:
- the phnD gene encoding phosphate/phosphite/phosphonate ABC transporter substrate-binding protein; the encoded protein is MVKISKNIFALIFVALTVILCFSLASAAGDPDPKILKVALLPDENPSTVIKNNEGLKNYLESRLGKKIELVVTTDYSSMIKAMRHGRLDLAYFGPLSYVLAKSKSNIEAFAALKKHGKCTYQAVVIANVASGIRSISDIAGKDMAYGDPASTSSHLIPKSMLAEKGLSAKKHYREHFLGNHDAVAIAVQNAKAQAGGLSKPIFESLVQRGIIDRNKVKVIAESKEYPEYPWAMRSDLSPVLKEKVKRAFLELTDRSILKPFKADGFGAVNDKDYDVIRELARILNLDLTKM
- the phnE gene encoding phosphonate ABC transporter, permease protein PhnE, with amino-acid sequence MNKNNLIRSVLQSLSAIVIIAFCCFYSGLFDLKRLLEGVPSIVSLARESMPPNFSDAHNWIKPIMDTIAMSIAGTILAIAISLPLAFMGARNTSPHPVLYYSAHTILNILRSIPELIMGILFVAAVGFGALPGVLALGLHSVGMVGKFFLEAIEHIDEGPVEAVKSSGANYLQVISHGILPQVLPQMADTCIYRWEYNFRASTVMGMVGAGGIGFELMSSLRIMQYQEVSAILLLILIMVTIVDGMGSYLRKRLK
- a CDS encoding phosphonate dehydrogenase, yielding MKPKVVITHWVHPEVIDFLNQYCEVFPNLTRETLPREEIIRRTRDAKAIMVFMPDSIDSDFLDSCPKLKIIAAALKGYDNFDIDTCTKHGIWFTIVKDILTIPTAELTIGLLIALSRKILLGDRYIRSGKFRGWRPMFYGTGLNGSTVGIIGMGAVGKAIAKMLQGFDVKIFYYDTVVLSEDEYKKLRVSYASFEDVLSNSDFVVPMLPLTPSTKHMINDETISKMKAGSFLVNVCRGSVVDEHAVVRALASGHLAGYAADVFEMEDWARIDRPREIPRELIENTEQTVFTPHIGSAVDSICREIAMQAARSIIQVLNGEIPDGAINFNIKKEQIC
- the trpE gene encoding anthranilate synthase component I, which translates into the protein MNLTAQEFIYLASTFNVIPLYREIIADLDTPVGAFLKLNRSPSFLFESVVGGEKWGRYSIIGIDPAVIVTSDGMHVSVKEQNNQHSYENINPFEFLRNFFNKFKPYIEPELPRFFGGMVGYISYDTVKLFEKVPDLGRSSVSMPEIFLMIPETVLIFDNLKQSIKIVYNAFINENADGVYEQAQQKIDKIITELKNHRDERFRTYLNVPNKEGKFLHGFSSNFKKKDFLAAVRTAKEYVLSGDVVQVVISQRFEAETSAHPFDIYRALRIINPSPYMFYISSEHGFIVGSSPEILVRLEDEKISLRPIAGTRRRGKTDEEDIALEHELLSDEKEKAEHIMLVDLGRNDIGRVAEIGSVRVTELMTVERYSHVMHIVSNVEGKLCRGLDMFDVFMSCFPAGTVTGAPKIRAMQIIEELEPTRRGPYAGAVGYFSFSGNMDMCIGIRMLVIKDQKVYVQAGAGIVADSIPENEYMETVNKATAMLEAVNFLNSEE
- a CDS encoding anthranilate synthase component II; translation: MILLIDNYDSFTYNLYQYIGELGTEVIVYRNDQLTIEEIEKLNLTHIIISPGPCTPKEAGISCNVIKHFAGKLPILGVCLGHQAIGVAFGGKIIRSAEIMHGKTSLIYHDGKTIFYGLPNPFEATRYHSLIFEKESLPECLTVTAWTSNGIIMGVRHKEYVVEGVQFHPESILTKSGKDLLKNFLKL
- the trpD gene encoding anthranilate phosphoribosyltransferase, translating into MIIEAIRRLTKKENISEELLKESFIEIIEGKASQAQIAGFLIGLSMKGETEEEILTAVKLFRDYAIKIKAPEGTIDIVGTGGDHSGTFNVSTATAFVVAGVGVSIAKHGNRSASSQCGSIDVLEELGIKVDMTPEVAEKCLFECGMTVLFAPLYHPAMKMVASVRQELQIKTIFNLLGPIINPAQVKRQLLGVFAKEYMDPIARVLLKLGAEDVMVVHSEEGLDEITITGKTYIVRAKNGEVTTTTLFPEELNLQRAMLRNIKGGDRKANAKIMFNILKGQDGAHRDMVLINAAAALQVAQRASDFKEGLEMARESIDSGRAYNKLLELKKFTNSN